In Coriobacteriia bacterium, one genomic interval encodes:
- the ilvC gene encoding ketol-acid reductoisomerase, with protein MATIYYEKDCDKSIILGKKVAIIGYGSQGHAHALNLHDSGVDVRVGLRPGSKSIDKAKEAGLKVLTPREAAAEADLVMILAPDELQSHIYYSEIHESMTAGKALAFAHGFNIRFDAIVAPEDVDVIMIAPKGPGHMVRRVYTEGSGVPNVIAVHQDATGTAMELAKSYAWGIGGSRAGVIETTFAEETETDLFGEQVVLCGGLTHLIQAGFDTLVEAGYQPEIAYFECLHEVKLIVDLMFEGGMAKMRDSISNTAEYGDYYTGPKIITDDTREAMAEALWNIQNGGFARDWILENKAGQPWFKSMRRIHADAYVEEVGAELRSMFSWIKKDA; from the coding sequence ATGGCGACGATCTACTACGAGAAGGATTGCGACAAGTCCATCATCCTGGGCAAGAAGGTCGCGATCATCGGCTACGGCAGTCAGGGTCATGCACACGCACTGAACCTGCACGACTCGGGTGTCGACGTCCGCGTCGGCCTTCGTCCCGGCTCCAAGAGCATCGACAAGGCCAAGGAAGCCGGCCTGAAGGTACTGACGCCTCGCGAAGCGGCCGCCGAGGCCGACCTCGTCATGATCCTGGCGCCCGACGAGCTGCAGTCGCATATCTACTACAGCGAGATCCACGAGTCGATGACGGCGGGCAAGGCGCTGGCCTTCGCGCACGGCTTCAACATCCGCTTCGATGCGATCGTGGCACCTGAAGATGTCGACGTCATCATGATTGCCCCCAAGGGCCCGGGCCACATGGTCCGTCGCGTCTACACCGAGGGTTCGGGCGTCCCGAACGTCATCGCCGTTCACCAGGACGCCACCGGCACGGCCATGGAGCTCGCGAAGTCCTACGCATGGGGCATCGGCGGGTCGCGTGCCGGCGTCATCGAGACCACGTTTGCCGAGGAGACCGAGACCGATCTCTTTGGCGAGCAGGTCGTGTTGTGCGGCGGCCTGACCCACCTGATCCAGGCCGGTTTCGACACGCTGGTCGAGGCTGGCTACCAGCCCGAGATCGCCTACTTCGAGTGCCTACACGAGGTCAAGCTCATCGTCGACCTGATGTTTGAGGGCGGCATGGCCAAGATGCGCGACTCGATCAGCAACACCGCCGAGTACGGCGACTACTACACGGGCCCCAAGATCATCACCGACGACACGCGCGAGGCGATGGCCGAGGCGCTGTGGAACATCCAGAACGGCGGCTTTGCTCGCGACTGGATTCTCGAGAACAAGGCCGGTCAGCCGTGGTTCAAGTCGATGCGCCGCATCCACGCGGACGCCTACGTCGAAGAAGTCGGCGCTGAGCTGCGAAGCATGTTTAGCTGGATCAAGAAGGACGCTTAG
- the ilvN gene encoding acetolactate synthase small subunit translates to MHHTLSVLVENKPGVLTRVTSLFARRGFNIDSLAVGPTEDPRLSRITIVVSAEDTPLEQITKQLHKLINVIKIQDLDPAESIDRELVLFKVNAASEKRHEIIEIANVFRAKVIDVGRNSLTIEATGSPDKIQAMEDLFRAYGIKELARTGKIALSRGSRES, encoded by the coding sequence ATGCACCACACACTATCGGTGCTGGTCGAGAACAAGCCTGGCGTGCTCACGCGCGTCACGTCGCTGTTCGCTCGGCGAGGCTTCAACATCGACTCGCTTGCGGTGGGTCCCACCGAGGACCCCAGGCTTTCGCGCATCACGATCGTGGTGAGCGCCGAGGACACGCCGCTCGAGCAGATCACCAAGCAGCTGCACAAGCTCATCAACGTGATCAAGATCCAAGACCTCGACCCCGCCGAGTCTATCGACCGCGAACTGGTGCTGTTCAAGGTCAACGCGGCCTCCGAGAAGCGCCACGAGATCATCGAGATCGCCAACGTCTTTCGCGCCAAAGTCATCGACGTCGGCCGCAACTCGCTGACGATCGAGGCGACCGGCTCGCCGGACAAGATCCAAGCGATGGAGGACCTCTTCCGCGCCTACGGCATCAAGGAGCTCGCGCGCACTGGCAAGATCGCGCTGTCACGCGGCTCTCGCGAGAGTTAA